A DNA window from Ipomoea triloba cultivar NCNSP0323 chromosome 10, ASM357664v1 contains the following coding sequences:
- the LOC116032420 gene encoding uncharacterized membrane protein At1g16860-like, with protein MGMRTASHQLKNGLYVSGRPEQAKERQPTMASRAMPYTGGDVKKSGELGKMYGIDSTGSGSGPYVHKPASRAAPPSSQSGGAVRSRPNSGQQGHKSNNSGSIPKKSSSFSGPTPIQPTGLITSNSGPLDSSGAAAARAVQPEPSASFNKKLYSSAVTRLVKELKPRGSLGFLKKYPDAELRGAVDGQYVKVTGVVTCGSIPLETSFQRTPRCVYVSTELYEYRGWGGKPANSKHRFFSWGRRHSEKFVADFYISDFQSGLRALVKAGYGAKVSPFVKPSTVVDVTQSNRDLSPNFLQWLSDRNLSSDDRIMRLKEGYIKEGSTVSVMGVVRRHANVLMIVPPGEPVSTGCQWASCLPPTNIEALVLACDETQNSDVIPV; from the exons ATGGGGATGCGGACGGCGTCGCACCAGCTGAAGAATGGGCTGTACGTGTCGGGTCGACCCGAGCAGGCGAAGGAGCGGCAGCCCACCATGGCGTCGCGGGCGATGCCTTACACGGGCGGGGACGTGAAGAAATCCGGGGAGTTAGGGAAAATGTACGGAATAGACTCGACGGGGTCAGGGAGCGGGCCGTACGTGCACAAGCCAGCTTCCAGAGCGGCGCCGCCGTCCTCGCAGAGTGGAGGAGCCGTCAGATCCAGGCCCAACTCGGGTCAGCAGGGCCACAAGTCAAACAACTCCGGCTCGATCCCCAAGAAATCGTCCTCCTTCTCCGGCCCCACTCCCATCCAGCCCACCGGCCTCATCACTTCCAATTCCGGCCCGCTCGACTCCagcggcgccgccgccgcccgcGCCGTCCAGCCCGAGCCCTCCGCTTCCTTTAACAAGAAGCTCTACAGCTCCGCCGTCACTAGACTGGTGAAGGAACTCAAGCCGCGTGGCTCATTGGGGTTTCTGAAGAAATATCCCGACGCCGAGCTTAGAGGCGCCGTCGATGGACAGTACGTCAAGGTCACCGGG GTTGTCACTTGTGGCAGTATTCCACTTGAAACCTCGTTTCAGAGGACACCAAGATGTGTATATGTTTCCACAGAATTGTATGAGTACAGAGGTTGGGGTGGAAAACCTGCAAATTCTAAACACAGATTCTTCTCGTGGGGACGAAGGCATTCTGAG AAATTTGTGGCCGACTTTTACATATCAGACTTCCAGTCTGGCTTAAGAGCTCTGGTGAAAGCAGGCTATGGAGCCAAGGTTTCTCCGTTTGTCAAACCATCAACAGTTGTTGACGTAACCCAGAGCAACAGAGACCTATCTCCAAATTTCTTGCAGTGGCTTTCCGATAGAAACCTCTCGAGTGATGACCGCATCATGCGCCTCAAGGAAGG CTACATCAAAGAAGGCAGCACTGTGAGCGTGATGGGTGTTGTTCGACGCCACGCTAATGTGCTCATGATTGTTCCACCGGGTGAACCAGTATCAACGGGTTGTCAATGGGCCTCGTGTCTTCCCCCTACCAACATCGAAGCTCTGGTCTTGGCATGCGACGAAACCCAGAATTCTGATGTAATTCCCGTCTAG
- the LOC116031339 gene encoding tyrosine-protein phosphatase DSP1-like: MHIHTQQPLNGALFGAKAMMRLENCEAPMCHAISDSAAAEASPGGAAADEGVFVPPLNFAMVDYGVFRSGFPDAANFAFLQTLGLRSIICLCPEPYPEENVEFLNANRIQLFQFGIEGSKEPFVNIPADMIKEALKIVLDEKNHPLLIHCKRGKHRTGCLVGCLRKVQRWCLTSIFDEYQRYAAEKARVSDLRFIELFDISGFDQPTQFFSCSKN, translated from the exons ATGCATATACACACGCAGCAACCGCTCAATGGTGCATTGTTTGGCGCCAAGGCGATGATGAGGCTGGAGAATTGTGAGGCGCCGATGTGTCACGCGATCTCCGACTCCGCCGCGGCGGAGGCCTCGCCGGGAGGCGCCGCCGCCGACGAGGGAGTGTTCGTGCCGCCGCTGAATTTTGCTATGGTTGATTACGGCGTTTTCCGCTCTGGCTTCCCCGATGCTGCTAACTTCGCCTTCCTGCAAACCCTAGGCCTCCGCTCAATCAT ATGCTTGTGTCCCGAGCCCTATCCTGAAGAGAATGTTGAGTTTCTCAATGCTAATCGAATTCAGCTTTTCCAGTTCGGCATCGAAGGATCCAAG GAGCCATTTGTAAACATTCCAGCAGATATGATCAAAGAAGCGCTAAAAATTGTCCTCG ATGAAAAGAATCATCCGCTGCTTATTCACTGCAAAAGGGGAAAG CACCGTACTGGTTGCCTTGTCGGGTGCTTGAGAAAAGTACAGAGATGGTGCCTCACATCAATTTTTGACGAGTACCAGAGGTACGCTGCTGAAAAGGCTAGGGTATCAGACTTGCGATTCATAGAGTTGTTTGACATTTCTGGCTTCGACCAACCAACGCAATTCTTTTCATGTTCAAAGAATTGA
- the LOC116032421 gene encoding short-chain dehydrogenase/reductase SDRA, which produces MDKFGKRFEGKVAIVTASTQGIGFGIAERLGLEGASVVISSRKQKNVDEAVENLRSKGIEALGLVCHVSNALHRKNLIDKTIQRYGRIDVIVSNAAANPSVEPILNTKESVLDKLWEINVKASILLLQDAAPHLQKGSSVIFISSIAGFNPPPAMSMYGVTKTALFGLTKAIAAEMAPNTRVNCIAPGFVPTNFASFITSNKEMRKALEEKTLLNRLGEVGDMAAAAAFLASDDAAYITGETLVVAGGQPSRL; this is translated from the exons ATGGACAAGTTCGGTAAGAGATTTGAAGGGAAGGTGGCGATTGTCACGGCTTCAACGCAAGGGATCGGCTTCGGAATCGCCGAACGCCTCGGCTTAGAAGGCGCATCCGTCGTCATCTCCTCTCGCAAGCAG AAAAATGTGGATGAAGCAGTGGAGAATTTGAGGAGTAAAGGGATTGAAGCGTTGGGATTAGTTTGCCATGTGTCGAATGCACTGCACAGGAAGAATTTGATAGATAAGACTATTCAG AGATATGGAAGGATAGATGTAATTGTGTCGAATGCTGCTGCCAACCCGTCTGTAGAACCAATCTTGAATACTAAAGAATCGGTCCTTGACAAGCTATGGGAGATCAATGTGAAAGCCTCTATACTATTATTGCAA GATGCAGCCCCTCATCTGCAGAAAGGTTCATCCGTTATTTTCATTTCCTCTATTGCTGGCTTCAATCCCCCACCTGCAATGTCGATGTATGGAGTGACCAAAACTGCCCTTTTCGGGCTTACCAAG GCTATTGCTGCTGAAATGGCCCCGAACACTCGTGTTAACTGCATAGCCCCTGGTTTTGTGCCCACAAATTTTGCGTCTTTCATAACAAGTAACAAGGAAATG AGGAAAGCCCTTGAGGAAAAGACACTACTCAACAGGCTAGGAGAGGTGGGAGACATGGCGGCTGCCGCCGCCTTCTTGGCCTCCGATGATGCTGCCTACATAACCGGCGAAACTCTGGTAGTTGCCGGAGGGCAACCTTCCAGACTCTAA
- the LOC116032552 gene encoding EH domain-containing protein 1-like has translation MEIASGPFTSCSKEQQKLYQDWFNVVDSDGDGRVTGNDATKLFGMSNLSKPQLKQVWALADSKRQGFLGINEFTTAMQLISLAQEGEELNSDLLNLKTAAGVNPPTMKDLDALLVSANGSSQSSNGSSQNSNGSSQNSNGSLTESIPQTNGSKPDTNGTTQLRSIPSTIKMFSSRSRKKVQPTLTAVTSVIDGLKRLYNAKLKPLEVTYRFNDFVSPVLTDSDFDAKPMIMLLGQYSTGKTTFIKHLLKCSYPGAHIGPEPTTDRFIVVTSGPDERSIPGNTVAVHADMPFTGLSTFGGAFLSKFECSQMPHPLLEHFSFVDTPGVLSGEKQRTQRSYDFTGVISWFAAKCDLILLLFDPHKLDISDEFKRVISSLRGHDDKIRVVLNKADQVDTQQLMRVYGALMWSLGKVLNTPEVVRVYIGSFNDKPVKEGTDYMGKDLFEKEQDDLLEDLIDIPKKACDRKINEFVKRARDAKIHAYIISHLKKEMPALMGKSKAQKRLVSNLETVFAEVQREFHLPAGDFPSVDHFREVLMRYSIEDFEKLRPKMIQGVDEMLGYDIPDLLKNLRNPYD, from the exons ATGGAAATCGCTTCAGGTCCCTTCACTTCCTGCTCTAAAGAGCAGCAGAAACTGTATCAGGACTGGTTTAACGTCGTCGATTCAG ACGGAGATGGTCGAGTTACTGGAAATGATGCGACCAAGCTTTTTGGCATGTCGAATCTTAGTAAGCCTCAACTCAAGCAG GTTTGGGCTCTTGCTGATTCCAAACGACAAGGGTTTTTAGGCATCAATGAGTTTACTACTGCCATGCAG TTGATATCTTTGGCACAAGAAGGGGAAGAGCTAAACTCAGATCTCCTTAACCTTAAGACTGCAG CTGGTGTGAACCCTCCAACCATGAAAGATTTGGATGCCTTACTTGTG AGTGCTAATGGTTCATCCCAGAGTTCTAATGGTTCATCCCAGAATTCTAATGGTTCATCCCAGAATTCTAATGGTTCACTAACAGAAAGCATACCACAAACAAATGGTAGCAAGCCAGACACAAATG GAACTACACAGCTGCGGTCGATACCATCAACAATCAAAATGTTCAGCTCAAGATCTAGAAAGAAG GTTCAACCTACTCTTACTGCTGTCACTTCTGTAATTGACGGTTTAAAGAGATTATACAATGCAAAGTTGAAGCCACTGGAAGTTACATAtcgtttcaatgattttgtgTCACCAGTATTG ACGGATAGTGATTTTGATGCTAAACCCATGATCATGCTTTTGGGTCAATACTCAACTGGGAAAACCACTTTCATTAAGCACCTATTGAAGTGCAGCTATCCAG GAGCTCACATTGGACCAGAGCCAACTACTGATAGATTTATTGTTGTTACG TCTGGGCCAGATGAAAGGAGCATTCCAGGAAACACCGTTGCTGTTCATGCAGACATGCCATTTACAGGTTTATCTACATTTGGAGGAGCATTTTTGtcgaaatttgaatgttcacagATGCCACATCCA CTCCTTGAACATTTTTCATTTGTGGATACTCCTGGTGTCTTATCGGGAGAGAAGCAAAGGACCCAACGAAGTTATGATTTCACTGGTGTTATATCATGGTTTGCTGCTAAATGTGACCTCATTCTTCTCTTATTTGATCCTCACAAACTTGACATTAGTGATGAATTCAAGCGTGTTATATCATCTCTGCGTGGTCATGATGACAAAATCCGTGTTGTGTTGAATAAGGCAGACCAAGTTGATACCCAACAA CTGATGAGAGTTTATGGTGCATTAATGTGGTCCCTTGGCAAAGTTCTGAACACACCAGAGGTTGTGCGAGTCTATATAGG TTCTTTCAATGACAAGCCTGTTAAGGAAGGTACTGACTATATGGGGAAGGATCTTTTTGAGAAAGAGCAAGATGACTTGCTTGAAGACCTGATTGATATTCCTAAAAAGGCCTGTGATCGTAAG ATCAACGAATTTGTGAAACGCGCTAGAGATGCTAAGATACATGCCTACATAATCAGCCATCTCAAGAAAGAGATGCCAGCATTGATGGGGAAATCTAAAGCACAAAAGCGCCTCGTTTCTAACCTTGAGACTGTATTTGCAGAG GTTCAAAGAGAGTTTCATTTACCAGCGGGCGATTTCCCCAGCGTGGATCACTTCAGGGAGGTTCTGATGCGCTACAGCATAGAAGATTTCGAGAAGTTGAGGCCTAAGATGATTCAGGGAGTGGATGAAATGCTGGGCTATGACATTCCAGATCTCCTCAAGAACTTAAGAAACCCTTATGATTAG
- the LOC116032284 gene encoding E3 ubiquitin-protein ligase COP1-like, with product MGGGSRSALGALVPSVKLEPLTAEESPPETVAQAQQMAIPAPEKEEADKDVLCPICMQVIKDAFLTPCGHSFCYMCIITHLKNKSDCPCCSHYLTAKQLYPNFVLNKLLTKTTARQIAKTALPVEQLRQAIEQGCDVSAKELESLLSLLSEKKKKMELEEAEANMQILFEFLQCLRKQKLDELHETQKDLQYIKEDIRSVEKYRIELYRATGRCSSKMRILGDESSAKFPALLEKQSYGTTTNVPNAQGECIAVSNSVQTQITKAPFDSQLIQREIAQNGSDSQHAVVRRRRVHAQFSDLQDCYLQKRRYWASKSQKQEERVSNGTKEGYNAGLADFQSVFSTFTRYSRLQVVAELRHADLFHSANIVSSIEFDRDDELFAIAGVSRRIKVFEFASVVNEPAADMQCPIAEMPTRSKLSCLSWNKYKKNYIASSDYEGIVTVWDVTTRQSVMEYEEHEKRAWSVDFSRTEPSMLVSGSDDCKVKVWCLRQEASVLSIDMKANICSVKYNPGSSFHVAVGSADHHIYYYDLRNISQPLHIFTGHRKSVSYVKFLSNNELASASTDSSLRLWDVKDNIPLRTFRGHTNEKNFVGLTVNSEYIACGSETNEVFVYHKAISKPAAWHSFGSDTNEADAEIGSYFISAVCWKSDSLSMLSANSQGTIKVHVLTA from the exons ATGGGGGGAGGATCAAGGAGTGCACTAGGGGCGTTGGTGCCGTCGGTGAAGCTGGAGCCGTTGACCGCGGAAGAATCGCCGCCGGAGACGGTGGCTCAGGCTCAGCAAATGGCGATTCCGGCGCCGGAGAAGGAGGAGGCGGACAAGGACGTGCTGTGTCCGATATGCATGCAGGTGATAAAGGACGCGTTCCTCACCCCGTGCGGACATAGCTTCTGCTACATGTGTATCATCACTCATCTTAAGAACAAGAGCGATTGCCCTTGTTGCTCTCACTACCTTACTGCAAAACAGCTCTATCCTAATTTCGTCCTCAATAAA TTATTGACGAAGACTACTGCTCGTCAAATTGCTAAAACTGCACTACCTGTGGAACAGCTTCGCCAGGCAATAGAACAG GGATGCGACGTGTCAGCTAAGGAACTTGAGAGCCTCTTGTCTCTTCTTTctgagaagaaaaagaaaatggagctAGAAGAAGCTGAGGCAAACATGCAGATCCTATTCGAATTTTTGCAGTGCTTAAGGAAGCAAAAACTTGATGAGCTTCATGAG ACTCAAAAGGACCTCCAATACATTAAAGAGGACATAAGGTCTGTGGAGAAATATAGAATAGAGTTGTATCGAGCAACGGGTAGATGTTCGTCAAAAATGAGGATACTCGGAGATGAGTCTTCAGCAAAATTCCCTGCATTGCTTGAGAAACAGAGTTACGGCACTACTACCAATGTCCCTAATGCACAAGGAGAATGCATTGCAGTCTCCAACAGTGTTCAGACCCAGATAACAAAAGCTCCTTTTGATTCTCAACTAATTCAAAGAGAGATTGCACAGAATGGGTCAGATTCACAACATGCTGTAGTAAGGAGGAGGCGGGTCCATGCGCAG TTCAGTGACCTACAAGACTGTTATTTGCAAAAACGGAGATATTGGGCCAGCAAATCTCAAAAACAGGAAGAAAGAGTGTCAAATGGGACAAAAGAGGGATATAATGCAGGACTTGCAGATTTCCAATCTGTTTTTTCGACTTTTACACGATACAG TCGATTGCAAGTAGTTGCAGAGCTTAGGCATGCCGATCTATTCCACTCAGCCAATATAGTTTCAAG TATAGAATTTGACCGAGATGATGAACTATTTGCTATAGCGGGAGTATCAAGGCGTATCAAGGTCTTTGAATTTGCATCT GTGGTAAATGAACCAGCAGCAGATATGCAATGTCCTATTGCAGAAATGCCCACCCGATCCAAACTTAGTTGTTTGAGCTGGAAcaagtacaaaaaaaattacatagcAAGCAGTGACTATGAGGGCATAGTTACTGTGTGGGATGTGACTACTCGTCAG AGTGTCATGGAATATGAGGAGCATGAAAAACGAGCATGGAGTGTTGACTTTTCTCGTACTGAACCGTCTATGCTGGTTTCTGGAAGCGATGATTGCAAG GTCAAAGTTTGGTGCCTGAGGCAGGAAGCGAGTGTTCTAAGCATTGACATGAAAGCAAATATTTGCTCTGTCAAGTACAATCCAGGATCCAGTTTCCATGTCGCA GTGGGTTCTGCTGATcatcacatttattattatgaCTTAAGAAATATTAGCCAGCCCCTCCATATTTTCACTGGGCACAGGAAATCTGTTTCATATGTAAAGTTCTTGTCCAACAATGAACTTGCTTCCGCATCAACTGATAGTTCATTGCGCTTGTGGGACGTTAAGGACAATATTCCA CTGCGCACTTTTAGAGGGCATACAAATGAGAAGAATTTTGTCGGCCTTACCGTAAATAGCGAATACATCGCATGCGGTAGCGAAACAAACGAAGTTTTTGTTTATCACAAG GCAATATCTAAGCCTGCGGCTTGGCACAGTTTTGGTTCTGATACGAACGAGGCTGATGCAGAAATTGGATCATACTTCATTAGTGCCGTTTGCTGGAAAAGCGACAGCCTGAGTATGTTAAGTGCAAACAGCCAAGGGACTATAAAAGTGCACGTACTCACTGCTTGA